From Solanum lycopersicum chromosome 8, SLM_r2.1, the proteins below share one genomic window:
- the LOC101262940 gene encoding protein ENHANCED DISEASE RESISTANCE 4 produces MAESSSNVRLVRCPKCGNLLPELHDFSVYQCGGCGTVLRAKNKGILNDGLSEVSDGEKIRAVPDRGDVAMNVDTVSDFDEEHNEFQQGRTEGRSQNGRMVSRRQVISGSDDKEVPDDLDKAREGKPSLISSRVDRFRGENYYDYDECSTSKGKRDSSAGMDNCWGKINTVESVGLSVRNELKTVRPSSLGSAPPMDSRYMERSYANGANATMQGKFSASPYPKEGPLDNDMGSYYGSVNHRRYNGGLDRVAGVAGLESNRAELLRKINELKDQLSRTCDVSEKPKDRVPVDGRMASTSIDPSSRYDVHNQGSYGANRHPLGPSKNVRERPYTYGHQGNVPYKGAHGSMMPDSYPSDSFSHEFLGYGMQYRQQMHGKPPHQMPYQHFPPTYPEHYPGHHNDNFFIPHPHETLFHQSACSCSHCLNQNYQIPPVIQPSGFVSRRSRNGAANPILHHHMNSVGYGPGGYTSEGSSALNKNYHEGRRLTRSSSDLESENGGLGYRGYPRKVVVAHRVGRVYQPIAGGAPFIACCGCFELLKIPKKLMITGKSEKRMRCGSCSAIILFELGSKESGVSFSSQVKQLSAEFAPGTSNVPNENLQNANGCLMNDEMSPWSDDYDNSNYDFADTKLESPSRSQKSNSTELEKRYSALSSPSSHSEDELSPERVILRHDLAHRAEIPLEDDPIPLLDSSQNDHAYSISPKDVEKIRKEDMKEHTDQERTILDRSTSRQNSIKDVSMAVEMDVSTNEFVHSGVSVESNQSSKEENLSKSYKGGQSFMGFIKRSLGELSRSHQSSENGRSNVFVNGRAIPDRVVRKAEKLAGSIQPGDYWYDYRAGFWGVMGHPCLGVILPNIEEFNYPIAKDCAAGNTGIYVNGRELHQKDLDLLASRGLPVTKNKSYFVEISGSVIDEHTGEELDGLGKLAPTVERVKHGFGMKVPKAIAEQLC; encoded by the exons ATGGCGGAAAGTTCTTCAAATGTTCGATTGGTTCGTTGTCCCAAGTGTGGAAATCTTCTACCTGAGCTTCATGACTTTTCTGTTTACCAGTGTGGTGGTTGTGGTACTGTTCTTAGAG CGAAAAATAAGGGGATTTTGAACGATGGCTTGTCTGAGGTATCAGATGGTGAAAAGATTAGAGCAGTTCCTGATAGAGGCGATGTTGCTATGAATGTAGATACTGTTTCTGATTTTGATGAGGAACACAATGAGTTTCAACAAGGTAGGACAGAAGGGAGAAGTCAAAATGGAAGAATGGTATCACGTCGTCAAGTCATTTCAGGATCCGATGATAAGGAAGTTCCGGATGATCTTGATAAAGCCAGAGAGGGTAAACCAAGTTTAATTAGTTCGAGGGTAGATAGGTTTAGAGGAGagaattattatgattatgatgaatGTAGTACTTCTAAAGGCAAGAGGGATAGTAGTGCCGGGATGGACAATTGTTGGGGAAAGATTAATACTGTTGAATCTGTCGGTCTCAGTGTTAGAAATGAGCTTAAGACGGTAAGGCCTTCGTCACTAGGTTCAGCACCACCTATGGACAGTCGGTACATGGAAAGATCTTATGCAAATGGTGCAAATGCAACAATGCAAGGAAAGTTCAGCGCTTCTCCATATCCTAAGGAAGGGCCTTTAGATAATGACATGGGTTCTTACTATGGCTCTGTTAACCATAGGAGGTACAATGGTGGTTTGGACAGGGTAGCTGGAGTCGCAGGCTTGGAGAGCAATAGAGCAGAGCTTTTAAGGAAGATTAATGAATTAAAGGACCAACTTAGCCGAACTTGTGATGTTTCTGAGAAACCTAAGGATAGGGTTCCTGTTGATGGAAGGATGGCTTCAACATCCATTGATCCTTCTAGCAGGTATGATGTGCATAACCAGGGGTCTTATGGTGCTAACAGACATCCCCTAGGTCCATCTAAGAATGTTCGAGAGCGTCCATACACGTATGGACATCAAGGGAATGTTCCTTATAAGGGTGCACATGGTTCAATGATGCCAGACTCTTATCCTTCAGACAGCTTTTCACATGAATTTCTTGGATATGGAATGCAATATCGCCAGCAAATGCACGGAAAGCCTCCCCATCAGATGCCGTATCAGCATTTCCCCCCAACATATCCTGAACATTATCCTGGGCATCACAACGATAACTTCTTCATACCACATCCACATGAAACCCTTTTCCACCAATCTGCATGCTCTTGTTCACATTGCTTGAACCAAAATTATCAAATTCCTCCAGTGATTCAACCATCTGGTTTTGTCAGCCGAAGATCACGAAATGGGGCTGCTAATCCCATTCTACATCACCACATGAACTCTGTGGGTTATGGTCCAGGGGGTTATACATCTGAAGGCTCCTCTGCCCTTAATAAGAATTATCATGAAGGGCGGCGACTTACAAGAAGTTCTAGTGACCTGGAGTCAGAAAATGGTGGTCTTGGTTATCGGGGTTATCCTAGAAAAGTGGTTGTTGCTCATAGAGTTGGACGTGTATATCAACCTATAGCAGGTGGTGCCCCTTTCATTGCGTGCTGTGGCTGCTTTGAGCTGCTGAAGATTCCTAAGAAATTAATGATAACAGGAAAGAGTGAGAAGAGAATGAGATGTGGATCCTGTTCGGCGATAATTCTATTTGAACTTGGTAGTAAAGAGTCGGGTGTTTCCTTTTCTTCACAAGTGAAACAACTGTCTGCTGAGTTTGCTCCTGGTACCAGCAATGTGCCAAATGAGAATCTTCAAAATGCTAATGGTTGTTTGATGAATGATGAGATGAGTCCGTGGTCTGATGATtatgataattctaactacgATTTCGCTGATACTAAGCTAGAGTCACCTTCCAGGAGTCAGAAATCAAATTCCACTGAGCTCGAGAAGAGGTACAGTGCTCTTTCCTCGCCATCTAGTCATTCTGAAGATGAATTAAGCCCAGAGCGTGTGATTCTTAGACATGATCTTGCTCACCGTGCTGAAATTCCCCTAGAAGATGATCCTATACCGCTCCTAGATTCTTCTCAAAATGACCATGCTTATAGTATTTCTCCCAAAGATGTAGAAAAAATCAGGAAGGAGGACATGAAGGAACACACTGATCAAGAAAGGACCATACTTGATAGAAGTACCTCTAGGCAGAATTCCATTAAAGATGTGTCGATGGCAGTGGAAATGGATGTCTCGACGAATGAATTTGTACATAGTGGTGTATCTGTGGAATCAAATCAATCAAGTAAAGaggaaaatttatcaaaaagcTATAAAGGAGGTCAGTCCTTCATGGGCTTTATAAAAAGGAGCCTTGGAGAATTATCAAGATCTCatcaaagttcagagaatggaagATCAAATGTATTTGTTAATGGCAGAGCGATACCAGATCGTGTTGTTAGGAAGGCGGAGAAATTAGCTGGGTCCATTCAGCCAGGAGATTACTG GTATGACTACCGTGCTGGCTTTTGGGGAGTGATGGGCCATCCCTGCCTTGGCGTCATTCTG CCAAATATTGAAGAATTTAATTATCCAATCGCAAAAGATTGTGCTGCTGGGAACACAGGGATCTACGTGAATGGACGTGAGCTCCATCAGAAAGATTTAGATCTTCTTGCAAGCAGAGGTCTCCCTGTAACGAAAAATAAGTCTTATTTCGTTGAGATTTCAGGAAGTGTTATTGATGAACACACTGGTGAAGAACTTGACGGCCTTGGCAAACTTGCCCCAAC GGTTGAAAGAGTAAAGCATGGATTCGGCATGAAAGTCCCAAAAGCAATTGCAGAGCAACTATGTTAG